DNA sequence from the Sediminibacillus dalangtanensis genome:
ATATACAGAGGCAGTTGATGTGTATACAAACCGTTTAATCGCTGGATTCAATTCCATCGTTTTCTTCAATAAAAAGTAACCACCAAATAAATTCGTTTGAAAGTCGGCCTCAATATCATCGACAGAGAGCAATAAGTTCCGGCAAGCTAAATGGAATACATAATCGACTTGAGGAAGAACTTCTTCCAGAACTTCCTGGTCGGTAATCGAGGCCTGATAAAAAGAAATCTTGTTTGATGGTGGAAGGGATTCCTTATGGCCGGTCGAAAGATCATCGATAATAAAGAGTTGATCAGTCTTGGGAAGTATGGCAGCTGCTAGTTGGGAGCCGACAAATCCGGCGCCTCCGGTAATCAGTACGTTACCAAAAGACATTTTTACATCACCTCCCTTTACTTCAACCCAGCAGTCTGATGCTGATTGATACCGAGTTTCTTTTCCAACAGTTCTTTGTTGAATATTATTTTTTTATCATTCGGACGGTATTCCCTTGCTTTTTCATTGTGCTCGTAAGATTTTTCGAAATCTTGAAGATTATAATAGCAGACACACATTTGCAGATGTGGATACCAGGTAGCATAGGCGGGATAGGTGAAGCTCCATTTATTTGGATCGGTTTCCAATTTTGTAGCTAAGTCATACCAGTATACCGCGGCTTTGTAATCCTGTTGACGCTGAAAATTAAAGCCGATGCGGCTGCAGGTTTCTGGACGGGGGAGTTTAGAAAACCGGAACGATTGGAACAGTGATTCCAGTTCCTTAACGGTTTCTCCCAAGTGCCGATGGCAATCTGCTTTATTTATGCATGCATACACTTTATCCTCTATCCAGCCGTCTTTCATGGCTATATTTTTTTCATAACTTTCAATCGCCTTTTCATAATGACCATTTTCTCTTAATTCGTTTCCATAATAAAAATAGTCCCGAGGGGAAAAGCTATCTCCTCTATCCAGCTTTTTCTGATATATCGACAGGTTCCTGCCAACTGAATGACGGATTTTTTT
Encoded proteins:
- a CDS encoding glycosyltransferase, which encodes MVSISLCMIVKNEEAVLARCLDSIKDIVDEINIVDTGSNDKTVNIAKQYTDRVFYFEWIGDFAAARNESFKYATKDYILYLDADDVILDEDRVKLKKLKETLNPEVDSVSMYYNAGTDEYGNVTLQYRRNRLVKRSRNFKWKGDCHQYLEVYGNIINSDVAVTHKKIRHSVGRNLSIYQKKLDRGDSFSPRDYFYYGNELRENGHYEKAIESYEKNIAMKDGWIEDKVYACINKADCHRHLGETVKELESLFQSFRFSKLPRPETCSRIGFNFQRQQDYKAAVYWYDLATKLETDPNKWSFTYPAYATWYPHLQMCVCYYNLQDFEKSYEHNEKAREYRPNDKKIIFNKELLEKKLGINQHQTAGLK